The Thermoanaerobaculales bacterium genome contains a region encoding:
- a CDS encoding OmpA family protein gives MSRRAVLTLTLLLLVGAVASPATATPVNLLSIQEGTFPVVEPPSYGGWPVVALLDDSPGTGWACPEGRIADNVFVFEMATEAAIERYEFDAASVDEEGAGAKQVTVEVSTTSATAGFTPVLQATLAAGRDRQAFDAAKRVPARWVRLTIHTNQGNQGWTELFGFRGYGERPPFTGLPEGVSGTYATDYNDFHVRQQGTALVGCYEYDSGILDGTIEGRVMKITWFEGEDRSEHGPAVMVFSPDGKAFRGYWWHSGNEADLPDGAWNGTKRSAAVGSCPHWSGSVSGELTKTLSATGRARVYGILFDIDSATIRPESKPVLDEVVASLEAEPGWQLTIEGHTDSTGTADHNRTLSQQRADSVKAYLVAAGIEPARLQTAGFGSSQPVADNATELGRSQNRRVELVRR, from the coding sequence ATGTCGCGTCGCGCCGTCCTCACGCTGACCTTGCTGCTCCTGGTGGGCGCGGTCGCCTCGCCGGCGACGGCAACCCCGGTGAACCTGCTTTCGATCCAGGAAGGCACCTTCCCGGTCGTCGAGCCGCCGAGCTACGGGGGCTGGCCGGTCGTGGCCCTGCTGGACGACAGCCCGGGCACCGGCTGGGCCTGCCCGGAGGGCCGGATCGCCGACAATGTGTTCGTGTTCGAGATGGCGACGGAAGCGGCCATCGAGCGCTACGAGTTCGACGCCGCGAGCGTGGACGAGGAGGGCGCCGGGGCGAAGCAGGTCACGGTCGAGGTCTCCACGACCTCCGCGACTGCCGGCTTCACCCCGGTCCTCCAGGCGACGCTCGCGGCAGGACGTGACCGGCAGGCCTTCGACGCGGCGAAGCGGGTGCCGGCGCGCTGGGTGCGGCTGACGATTCACACCAACCAGGGGAACCAGGGCTGGACGGAGCTGTTCGGCTTCCGGGGCTACGGCGAGAGGCCTCCGTTCACCGGCCTCCCCGAGGGCGTCTCCGGCACCTACGCGACCGACTACAACGACTTTCACGTCCGCCAGCAGGGCACTGCGCTGGTCGGGTGCTACGAGTACGACTCCGGCATCCTCGACGGCACGATCGAGGGCCGGGTCATGAAGATCACTTGGTTCGAGGGGGAGGACCGCAGCGAGCACGGCCCGGCCGTGATGGTCTTCTCACCCGACGGCAAGGCCTTCCGCGGCTACTGGTGGCACTCCGGCAACGAGGCCGATCTCCCCGACGGAGCATGGAACGGCACCAAGCGGTCGGCCGCGGTCGGAAGCTGTCCCCACTGGTCGGGCTCGGTGAGCGGCGAGCTCACGAAGACCCTGTCGGCGACCGGCCGCGCGCGGGTCTACGGCATCCTGTTCGACATCGACTCGGCGACCATCCGGCCGGAGTCGAAGCCCGTCCTCGACGAGGTCGTGGCCTCGCTCGAGGCCGAGCCGGGATGGCAGCTCACGATCGAGGGCCACACCGACTCGACCGGCACCGCGGACCACAACCGGACCCTGTCGCAGCAGCGCGCCGACTCGGTCAAGGCCTACCTGGTGGCGGCAGGGATCGAACCCGCCCGCCTGCAGACGGCGGGCTTCGGGTCGTCGCAGCCGGTCGCCGACAATGCGACCGAGCTCGGCCGCAGCCAGAACCGGCGGGTCGAGCTGGTGCGCCGGTAG